In Acidobacteriota bacterium, a single genomic region encodes these proteins:
- a CDS encoding uracil-DNA glycosylase — MSDALDPRAHLRRHLDFYKDLGVAGFSRDASWRGERTVVEPAVSTVDEETPVSAASDAGETFSSLDSLRTHIGPQCTRCKLCRLGRTQVVFGVGNPEADLMFVGEAPGADEDQQGIPFVGRAGQLLTKIVEAIEMRRDDVYIANVIKCRPPGNRNPEPDEVGVCEPFLFQQIDIIKPKVIVALGKFAAQSLLRVDTPITHLRGRVHDFRGARLVPTFHPAYLLRSPDKKRDTWEDMKLVRSLLRGEAR; from the coding sequence ATGAGTGACGCGCTGGATCCGCGTGCGCACCTGCGTCGCCATCTCGACTTCTACAAGGACCTGGGTGTGGCTGGCTTCAGTCGCGACGCTTCGTGGCGCGGTGAACGCACCGTCGTCGAACCGGCGGTCTCCACGGTCGACGAGGAGACTCCGGTGAGTGCAGCCTCTGACGCGGGCGAGACGTTCTCGTCGCTCGATTCGCTTCGCACGCACATCGGCCCGCAGTGCACGCGCTGCAAGCTGTGCCGGCTCGGCCGCACGCAGGTGGTGTTCGGCGTCGGCAATCCGGAGGCCGACCTCATGTTCGTGGGCGAAGCCCCCGGCGCTGACGAGGACCAGCAGGGCATCCCCTTTGTCGGCCGTGCGGGGCAGTTGCTGACGAAGATTGTCGAAGCCATCGAGATGCGACGCGATGATGTCTACATCGCGAACGTGATCAAGTGCCGTCCGCCGGGGAACAGGAATCCCGAACCCGACGAGGTGGGCGTCTGCGAACCGTTCCTGTTCCAGCAGATCGACATCATCAAGCCGAAGGTCATCGTGGCGCTCGGGAAGTTCGCGGCACAGTCGCTGTTGCGCGTGGACACCCCGATCACGCACCTGCGCGGCCGTGTCCACGACTTCCGCGGTGCCCGCCTCGTGCCCACCTTCCATCCGGCCTACCTGCTGCGAAGTCCCGACAAGAAGCGGGACACCTGGGAGGACATGAAACTCGTGCGATCCCTGCTGCGAGGCGAGGCCCGCTGA
- the gmk gene encoding guanylate kinase: protein MTVDGQLFVVSAPSGTGKTTVVERLVQVVPDLTMSRSYTSRQARAGERDGVDYNFVSRETFEAMVARGAFLEHADVFGNLYGTGRDDVERLMASGKDVVLVIDVQGAGQVRAAGIPLVTIFVLPPSFEVLEQRLRGRGKDADAAIRRRLDTARGEVAAFEDYDYVVVNDDLDACVMAMRSIILGERVRRPRMRRTAHAILKTFGAQPVA, encoded by the coding sequence ATGACCGTCGACGGCCAACTCTTCGTCGTGTCGGCCCCATCAGGGACCGGCAAGACGACGGTCGTCGAGCGCCTGGTGCAGGTCGTGCCGGACCTGACGATGTCGCGCAGTTACACGTCGCGCCAGGCCCGTGCGGGCGAACGCGACGGCGTGGACTATAATTTCGTGTCCCGCGAGACCTTCGAGGCCATGGTGGCCCGGGGGGCGTTTCTGGAGCACGCCGACGTGTTCGGCAACCTCTACGGAACGGGCCGCGACGATGTCGAACGCCTGATGGCGTCCGGCAAGGACGTGGTACTCGTCATCGACGTCCAGGGGGCCGGGCAGGTCCGCGCGGCGGGGATTCCGCTCGTCACGATCTTCGTGCTGCCGCCGTCGTTCGAAGTGCTGGAGCAGCGGCTGCGAGGACGGGGCAAGGATGCCGACGCCGCGATTCGTCGCCGGTTGGACACGGCGAGAGGCGAGGTAGCGGCCTTCGAGGACTACGACTACGTGGTCGTCAACGACGACCTCGATGCCTGCGTGATGGCCATGCGGAGCATCATCCTGGGCGAGCGCGTGCGACGGCCCCGGATGCGGCGCACGGCTCACGCCATACTCAAGACGTTCGGCGCCCAACCGGTCGCCTGA
- a CDS encoding site-2 protease family protein translates to MSTPSLPPPGPGETAATPDEPIDVRWSPADSAWVTGPLTPPDHPVGPPPRIGHAGWVHLLLLLLTFVTMTLAGASFFVNYVSAVGTRRVAMSASTAFFGGLWFSVPALLILGSHELGHYFACRYYRIPASLPYFIPAPALSIVGTLGAVIRMALPRTRRALFDVGIAGPIAGFVVLVPLAIYGVSHSYVVHLSRPIALQGGLNLGDPLLLTLLQKVWFGDLPERALFVMHPTGFAAWFGLLATALNLFPAGQLDGGHIIHALVGRASRYVTMAAVLILVVLAIFVSTSWAVWTVLLLVMMWAFGLEHPPVGQEHVPIGTARILLGLFAAVMFVLSFTPVPISPADFLGGR, encoded by the coding sequence GTGTCCACTCCGTCCCTGCCTCCTCCTGGTCCAGGCGAAACCGCCGCGACTCCCGACGAGCCGATCGACGTTCGCTGGTCGCCAGCCGACAGCGCCTGGGTCACGGGCCCACTGACGCCGCCGGACCACCCGGTCGGACCACCGCCGCGCATCGGCCATGCCGGCTGGGTCCACTTGCTCCTGCTCCTCCTCACCTTCGTCACGATGACGTTGGCCGGCGCCAGCTTCTTCGTGAACTACGTCTCCGCCGTCGGTACCAGACGCGTCGCGATGTCGGCGTCGACGGCCTTTTTCGGCGGCCTCTGGTTCAGCGTCCCCGCACTCCTCATCCTCGGATCGCACGAGCTCGGGCACTACTTCGCGTGTCGATATTACCGGATTCCGGCGTCGCTGCCGTACTTCATCCCCGCGCCGGCCCTCTCGATCGTCGGGACACTCGGCGCGGTGATCCGGATGGCGTTGCCACGCACGCGCCGCGCGCTCTTCGACGTCGGCATCGCCGGCCCCATCGCGGGATTCGTCGTCCTCGTGCCGCTCGCGATCTATGGTGTGTCGCACTCGTACGTCGTCCACCTGTCTCGACCGATCGCCCTGCAGGGCGGACTCAACCTCGGTGACCCGCTGCTGCTCACGCTCCTGCAGAAGGTGTGGTTCGGCGATCTGCCCGAGCGCGCGCTCTTCGTGATGCACCCGACGGGCTTTGCCGCATGGTTCGGCCTGCTCGCGACGGCGCTCAACCTGTTCCCCGCCGGCCAGCTCGACGGTGGACACATCATCCACGCGCTGGTGGGACGTGCGTCGCGCTACGTCACGATGGCTGCCGTGCTCATCCTGGTGGTGCTGGCCATCTTCGTCTCGACGAGTTGGGCGGTGTGGACCGTCCTCCTGCTGGTGATGATGTGGGCGTTCGGCCTCGAGCACCCGCCCGTCGGCCAAGAGCACGTCCCCATCGGCACGGCCCGCATCCTGCTCGGGCTTTTCGCCGCTGTCATGTTCGTCCTGAGCTTCACGCCGGTGCCGATCAGTCCGGCAGACTTCCTTGGCGGACGGTAG
- a CDS encoding DNA-directed RNA polymerase subunit omega: protein MVDRSTLPNAFEFVVVASARAKQLLQGCVPKVDPSGKPARTAQREVLEGFVQPLYDDEPLIDPQTPLA from the coding sequence ATGGTTGATCGCAGCACCCTTCCCAACGCCTTCGAGTTCGTCGTCGTGGCCTCCGCCCGTGCCAAGCAGTTGCTCCAGGGCTGCGTGCCCAAGGTCGATCCGAGCGGCAAGCCCGCCCGCACGGCGCAGCGCGAAGTACTCGAAGGGTTCGTCCAGCCCCTCTACGACGACGAGCCCCTGATCGATCCCCAGACGCCGCTCGCGTAG
- the coaBC gene encoding bifunctional phosphopantothenoylcysteine decarboxylase/phosphopantothenate--cysteine ligase CoaBC — protein sequence MALVAVGVSGGISAYNAVEVVRLLQKAGHQVAVVMTRAATRFVGPLTFEAITQRRVITSQWSPGANADIEHIALASDAALLLVAPATANTIARLAHGMANDFLSSLALATRAPVLVAPAMNTHMYDHPATQANMTLLRSRGVRFVEPGEGYLACGWVGKGRLAEPDVIVAEALALIEGPRPLRGRRVVVTAGPTYEDLDPVRYLGNRSSGRMGIAVAAEASRQGADVTLVLGPSSLEPPPAVRTVRVRSAREMHAAVSAARDTADAIVMSAAVADYTPAGGAAGDKVKKADGVLTIALERTVDILADLGQWRGGRAHPVLVGFAAETSDVLAYAARKREAKHVDLIVANDVSQAGAGFEVDTNIASLVTAEGVETFPLETKAALATRIVGFVARRLGASVAP from the coding sequence ATGGCCCTCGTGGCGGTTGGCGTCAGCGGCGGCATCAGCGCCTACAATGCGGTCGAAGTGGTGCGCCTGCTGCAGAAGGCCGGCCATCAGGTGGCCGTCGTGATGACGCGTGCGGCTACGCGCTTCGTTGGTCCGCTCACGTTCGAGGCCATCACCCAGCGGCGGGTGATCACCAGCCAGTGGTCGCCGGGCGCCAATGCCGACATCGAGCACATCGCGCTCGCCTCTGACGCCGCGTTGCTGCTCGTCGCACCTGCCACCGCCAATACCATCGCCCGACTCGCGCATGGCATGGCCAACGACTTCCTGTCGTCGCTGGCCCTGGCCACTCGCGCGCCCGTGCTGGTGGCCCCGGCGATGAACACGCACATGTACGACCATCCGGCGACGCAGGCCAACATGACGCTGCTGCGGTCGCGCGGCGTCAGGTTCGTGGAACCCGGCGAGGGCTACCTCGCGTGCGGATGGGTGGGGAAGGGCCGGCTCGCCGAACCCGACGTCATCGTGGCCGAGGCCCTCGCGTTGATCGAGGGGCCGCGACCGCTGCGTGGCCGCCGCGTCGTGGTCACGGCCGGTCCGACGTACGAGGATCTCGATCCCGTGCGATATCTGGGCAATCGATCGAGCGGAAGGATGGGGATCGCTGTCGCGGCCGAGGCGTCGAGGCAGGGGGCAGACGTCACGCTCGTGCTGGGGCCCTCGTCTCTTGAACCACCCCCGGCAGTGCGGACGGTGCGTGTCAGATCGGCGCGGGAGATGCACGCCGCAGTGAGCGCCGCGCGGGACACGGCCGACGCCATCGTGATGTCCGCGGCGGTGGCCGACTACACCCCCGCTGGTGGTGCCGCGGGCGACAAGGTGAAGAAGGCGGACGGCGTCCTGACGATTGCCCTGGAGCGCACGGTGGACATCCTGGCCGACCTGGGGCAGTGGCGCGGCGGACGCGCGCATCCGGTGCTCGTCGGCTTCGCTGCCGAGACCTCCGATGTGCTCGCGTACGCCGCGCGCAAGCGCGAAGCCAAGCATGTCGATCTGATCGTGGCCAACGACGTGAGTCAGGCAGGGGCCGGGTTCGAGGTGGACACCAACATCGCGAGTTTGGTCACCGCGGAGGGTGTCGAGACATTCCCCCTCGAGACGAAAGCGGCCCTGGCGACCCGCATCGTCGGATTCGTGGCACGCCGGCTCGGCGCGAGCGTGGCGCCATGA
- a CDS encoding integration host factor subunit beta: protein MIKVDIINEVATVADITKVKAEVAVEAVFEAMRDAMKRGERIELRGFGVFQVKPRKRGIGRNPRTGKEVRIPPGRTIRFKPGKDLQNIGG from the coding sequence ATGATCAAGGTCGACATCATCAACGAAGTGGCGACCGTCGCCGACATCACCAAGGTGAAAGCCGAGGTCGCCGTCGAGGCCGTCTTCGAGGCAATGCGTGACGCCATGAAACGTGGCGAACGCATCGAACTGCGTGGATTCGGCGTCTTCCAGGTGAAGCCCCGCAAGCGCGGCATCGGGCGCAATCCCCGGACGGGCAAGGAGGTACGCATCCCACCGGGCCGCACCATCCGCTTCAAGCCCGGCAAGGACCTCCAGAACATCGGAGGCTGA
- a CDS encoding MerR family transcriptional regulator: MPDVTIPDKPAFKASEVCELAQIQPYVLRSWESEFSDLGLSKTPGGPRVYRRIDVERVLRIRELVFTEGLTLSGVRRRFEAEQPPAEEDLFALVAEVEAAQAAEARARVESAAPRPVRKTAAPVEEHLLAPVTEPVSESSPVPPPVVAAPAPQPPPVSAEAHARLVQLKQDMRALLTMLGDSPAPPAPRRQRARG; the protein is encoded by the coding sequence GTGCCCGACGTGACGATTCCGGACAAGCCTGCCTTCAAGGCGAGCGAGGTCTGTGAGCTCGCGCAGATTCAGCCGTACGTGCTGCGGTCGTGGGAGTCGGAGTTCTCCGATCTCGGCCTGTCGAAGACGCCCGGCGGCCCGCGTGTCTACAGGCGGATCGACGTCGAGCGCGTGCTGCGGATCCGCGAGCTCGTCTTCACCGAAGGGCTGACGCTGTCGGGGGTGCGCCGGCGCTTCGAGGCCGAGCAGCCGCCGGCCGAGGAAGACCTCTTCGCGCTGGTCGCGGAAGTCGAAGCCGCACAGGCGGCCGAAGCCAGAGCGCGGGTGGAGAGTGCCGCACCACGTCCGGTGCGCAAGACCGCCGCGCCTGTCGAGGAGCATCTCCTTGCTCCGGTTACCGAACCGGTCAGCGAGTCGTCGCCTGTACCACCACCTGTCGTGGCCGCACCTGCACCGCAGCCGCCTCCCGTGTCGGCAGAGGCCCACGCCCGACTCGTGCAGTTGAAGCAGGACATGCGCGCGCTGCTCACCATGCTGGGCGACAGCCCGGCGCCGCCAGCACCACGTCGCCAGCGCGCCAGGGGTTGA
- the der gene encoding ribosome biogenesis GTPase Der: MSGTHARARPTVVLVGRPNVGKSTLFNRITRTRRAIVNAMPGTTRDVLAHDAEWQDTPFRLVDTGGIFGHTEDPLHHMVVEHGKRAIQQADLIVFVVDGREGRLPGDDEIAAAVRTTSAPVLLAVNKADDKRARDRMYEFFAFGFEQVFEIAAEHGTGVPELLDAVRAYLVSAGKTGGAPATPDRDEIAVAIVGRPNVGKSSLVNRLLREERLIVSDIPGTTRDAIDTVLRWHDRTFRIVDTAGIRRPGRVASSHAVEMVSVLTAKRAMERADVAVLVIDASQGATDQDAAIAGEAERLGCGMIIAANKWDLTKGEGDRYYKTFDEEQRFRMKFLDYAPLLHISALTGERASKVLEVVERVARARRTRVSTGELNRFVERISREHPPSSPDKRRVKILYAAQTGVAPPQFVFFTNVATSFHFSYERFLVNNLRETFGFEGSPIRIVVRKRTRADD; the protein is encoded by the coding sequence ATGAGCGGCACACACGCCCGCGCGCGGCCCACGGTGGTGCTCGTCGGCAGGCCCAACGTGGGCAAGTCGACGCTCTTCAATCGCATCACGCGAACCCGCCGCGCCATCGTCAACGCGATGCCCGGCACCACACGCGACGTGCTCGCGCACGACGCGGAGTGGCAGGACACGCCGTTCAGACTCGTCGATACCGGCGGCATCTTCGGCCACACCGAGGACCCACTCCACCACATGGTGGTGGAGCACGGCAAACGCGCCATCCAGCAGGCCGATCTCATTGTGTTCGTCGTCGATGGTCGCGAGGGACGCCTGCCCGGCGACGATGAGATCGCGGCGGCGGTGCGGACCACGAGCGCGCCGGTGTTGCTGGCGGTGAACAAGGCCGACGACAAGCGCGCTCGCGATCGGATGTACGAGTTCTTCGCGTTCGGCTTCGAGCAGGTGTTCGAGATCGCCGCCGAGCACGGGACGGGTGTGCCCGAACTGCTCGATGCCGTGCGCGCGTACCTCGTCTCGGCCGGGAAGACGGGCGGCGCGCCGGCCACGCCCGATCGCGACGAGATCGCGGTGGCCATCGTCGGCCGGCCGAACGTGGGGAAGTCGTCGCTCGTCAACAGGCTGTTGCGCGAAGAACGCCTCATCGTCAGCGACATCCCCGGCACGACGCGCGACGCGATCGACACGGTCTTGCGCTGGCACGACCGCACGTTCCGGATTGTCGACACGGCGGGCATCAGGCGGCCCGGACGCGTGGCCAGTTCGCACGCCGTGGAGATGGTGAGCGTGCTCACGGCGAAGCGCGCGATGGAGCGCGCCGACGTCGCCGTGCTGGTGATCGACGCGTCACAGGGCGCCACCGACCAGGATGCGGCCATCGCGGGCGAGGCCGAACGGCTCGGCTGCGGGATGATCATCGCGGCCAACAAGTGGGATCTGACCAAGGGCGAGGGAGACCGTTACTACAAGACCTTCGACGAGGAGCAGCGGTTCCGCATGAAGTTCCTCGACTATGCGCCGTTACTGCACATCTCGGCGTTGACGGGCGAGCGCGCGTCGAAGGTGCTGGAGGTCGTGGAGCGCGTCGCCAGGGCGCGTCGGACGCGCGTGTCGACGGGCGAGCTCAACCGCTTCGTCGAGCGGATCAGCCGTGAGCATCCGCCGTCATCGCCCGACAAGCGGCGGGTGAAGATCCTCTACGCGGCCCAGACGGGCGTCGCGCCGCCGCAGTTTGTCTTCTTCACCAACGTCGCCACGTCGTTCCACTTCTCGTACGAGCGGTTCCTGGTGAACAACCTGCGCGAGACGTTCGGGTTCGAAGGGTCGCCCATCCGTATCGTGGTGCGCAAACGCACGCGCGCCGACGACTGA
- a CDS encoding excisionase family DNA-binding protein — MIRELASHPSAYVTVRELAVYLSVSRRQVRKWMDAEALVVVSVGPRQARITRESAQRLERQLTSWPPQALQ, encoded by the coding sequence ATGATCCGCGAACTGGCGTCTCACCCATCGGCCTACGTCACGGTCCGCGAGCTGGCGGTGTACCTGTCGGTCAGTCGTCGCCAGGTGCGCAAGTGGATGGACGCCGAGGCGCTCGTCGTCGTGTCCGTCGGGCCGCGGCAGGCGCGCATCACGCGTGAGTCGGCGCAGCGTCTGGAACGTCAGCTCACCTCGTGGCCACCACAAGCGTTGCAGTAG
- a CDS encoding phage major capsid protein, which yields MTTQNVTEAIAALGTGFTDFKAQQASRVRALDDRLDTLSVQVQDVQHRQARLGVGDALEGTRDGRSGPPWFDAKALTGSGSGGYLLPEAHWNRFIDRMRPQSVLIESGIRLIRTEATTLRLPAVLTDPAAVWRGEMESLAGAAPTYGHVSAYPKKLAAYVVASRELFEDSDPALGALLEVQMGQALALGLDKAAFQAQSENNANAPVRLAAVAGIQTAPVATDGAAPTTMTWFHTAWSKYVTANGNLRTAAIYMHPRDWSTLLTIPEASGSNVPLLYHEAKLSTGPMRSLLGVPVYLTSQIPTTEVQGTSDAVCSSAYLVDTSQVAFVMRQDVRIELDHSRHFDVDAIGIRATLRADLIVLNSAGIVHIPGFKAA from the coding sequence ATGACGACACAGAACGTGACAGAGGCCATTGCCGCCCTGGGAACCGGCTTCACCGATTTCAAGGCGCAGCAGGCGAGTAGGGTCCGAGCCTTGGACGACCGGCTGGATACGCTCAGCGTGCAGGTCCAGGACGTTCAGCACAGGCAGGCACGCCTCGGGGTCGGCGATGCGCTCGAGGGAACGCGCGACGGCCGGAGCGGACCGCCCTGGTTCGATGCGAAGGCGCTGACCGGCAGCGGCAGCGGCGGCTATCTGCTACCCGAGGCGCACTGGAACCGTTTCATCGATCGGATGCGACCGCAGTCGGTCCTGATCGAGTCGGGCATCCGATTGATTCGAACCGAGGCCACGACGCTGCGCTTGCCGGCCGTCCTCACGGATCCGGCCGCCGTCTGGCGCGGGGAAATGGAGTCCCTCGCCGGCGCCGCTCCCACCTACGGCCATGTGAGCGCGTATCCGAAGAAGCTCGCGGCCTACGTGGTGGCCTCGCGCGAGCTCTTCGAGGACAGTGACCCGGCGCTTGGTGCCCTGCTCGAGGTGCAGATGGGCCAGGCGCTGGCCCTCGGCCTCGACAAGGCCGCGTTCCAGGCGCAGAGCGAGAACAACGCCAACGCGCCGGTGCGGTTGGCTGCCGTGGCGGGGATTCAGACGGCGCCGGTGGCCACCGATGGTGCCGCGCCGACCACCATGACGTGGTTCCACACGGCCTGGTCCAAGTACGTGACCGCCAACGGCAACCTCCGGACCGCGGCGATCTACATGCACCCGCGGGATTGGAGCACCTTGCTGACCATCCCGGAGGCCTCCGGTTCGAACGTGCCGCTGCTGTATCACGAGGCGAAGCTCAGCACCGGGCCGATGCGCTCGCTGCTCGGCGTGCCCGTGTACCTCACCTCGCAGATTCCGACCACCGAGGTGCAGGGGACCAGCGATGCGGTCTGCTCGAGCGCGTATCTCGTGGACACGAGCCAGGTGGCGTTCGTGATGCGGCAGGACGTCCGGATCGAACTGGATCACAGCCGGCACTTCGATGTGGACGCGATCGGTATCCGGGCAACCTTGCGGGCGGACCTGATCGTGCTCAACAGCGCGGGCATCGTCCACATCCCGGGCTTCAAGGCCGCCTGA
- the priA gene encoding primosomal protein N' produces MRLVRVAVPVPGLGLLTYRLPDGLQAPRGTRVVVQVGPRKVTGLVTHDNAAPDDVPARVRDILEVIDDVPFLPEEVVDLALWVADYYMAGPGEAIATALPPKGWLRADMTVALAEDADDAARHAVRELPLDQPVDEAILDVLHERGPVLRRQIARAIAGRVRDMDVTADVASRAVRRLLKAGVVRLQPVVTGQADASRKQRWILPTALAFEPATVRLGARQAAAVRVLTGSPEGIDAGDLRDQGIGSEVVRRLVALGLASIEWRSVARDPFASGSAGVSDVLAASLFLPLTAEQTAAMDVLEPLIGRTFSPALLHGVTGSGKTQVYLRLARSALAQDRGVLLLVPEIALTSAVASLFRRAFGERVAIQHSGLSDGERYDQWHRIRRGEVDIVIGTRSAVFAPLPRLGLVIVDEEHDTAYKQEESPRYHGRDAAMVRARDAGAAIVLGSATPALETWRHATEGRYRLVRMRQRVNDRPLADVRIVDMRDALVEDGPEVVLSQPLRAALQECLTRREQAMVLLNRRGYAPSLLCRACGNTAECPNCAVTLTVHKRASQVRCHYCGYAAPLPATCASCQGAFLEYTGVGTERVEQEVRAVCPDARIARVDRDTMQRRGAIGRVLAQFAKREIDVLVGTQMIAKGHDFPQVTLVGVVSADVGLGVADFRAAERTFQLLTQVAGRAGRGDARGEAIVQTFHPNHYAIGMAAHQAYDAFVERELEFRERMRYPPWLSMINIVVRHASLATALREAGQLVDALRTFGAERFGVLGPAPAPLGRLRGESRVQVFLKGRDRAAMRHATRQALASLPALHKRVTVDVDPLTML; encoded by the coding sequence ATGCGCCTGGTCCGCGTGGCCGTGCCCGTGCCGGGGCTCGGCCTGCTGACCTATCGCCTGCCAGACGGCCTGCAGGCGCCCCGTGGCACGCGAGTCGTCGTCCAGGTCGGCCCCCGCAAGGTCACCGGGCTCGTCACGCATGACAACGCAGCGCCGGACGACGTGCCCGCGCGGGTACGCGACATTCTGGAAGTGATCGATGACGTGCCGTTCCTCCCCGAGGAAGTCGTCGATCTCGCGCTCTGGGTGGCCGACTACTACATGGCGGGGCCCGGCGAGGCGATTGCGACCGCCTTGCCGCCCAAGGGCTGGCTGCGCGCCGATATGACGGTGGCGCTGGCAGAGGACGCCGACGATGCGGCCAGGCATGCCGTACGTGAACTGCCACTCGACCAACCCGTGGACGAGGCGATCCTCGATGTGCTGCACGAACGTGGGCCCGTGCTGCGCCGCCAGATCGCACGGGCCATCGCCGGTCGGGTGCGCGACATGGACGTGACGGCGGACGTGGCGTCGCGTGCCGTCCGTCGACTGCTGAAGGCCGGCGTGGTGCGTCTGCAGCCCGTGGTGACGGGTCAGGCCGATGCCTCACGCAAACAGCGCTGGATCCTGCCGACGGCCCTGGCGTTCGAGCCTGCGACGGTACGGCTCGGGGCCAGGCAGGCGGCCGCCGTGCGTGTACTGACGGGGAGTCCGGAGGGGATCGACGCCGGCGACCTGCGCGATCAGGGAATCGGCAGTGAAGTGGTGCGACGACTGGTTGCGCTCGGTCTGGCGAGCATCGAGTGGCGATCGGTCGCGCGCGATCCGTTCGCGAGCGGATCGGCAGGCGTCTCCGATGTGCTCGCTGCCTCCCTGTTCCTGCCCCTGACCGCGGAACAGACGGCAGCGATGGACGTCCTGGAACCGCTCATCGGCAGGACGTTCAGTCCCGCGCTGCTCCATGGCGTGACGGGGAGCGGAAAGACACAGGTCTATCTGCGACTGGCACGCAGCGCGCTGGCGCAGGATCGCGGCGTGCTGCTGCTCGTCCCCGAGATCGCGCTGACATCCGCCGTGGCGTCGCTGTTCCGGCGTGCGTTCGGCGAACGCGTGGCCATCCAGCACAGCGGACTCTCGGACGGCGAACGCTACGACCAGTGGCATCGCATCCGACGGGGCGAAGTCGACATCGTCATCGGGACGCGATCCGCGGTGTTCGCGCCGTTGCCGCGCCTTGGACTCGTGATCGTGGACGAGGAGCACGACACGGCCTACAAGCAGGAAGAGAGCCCGCGGTATCACGGACGCGATGCGGCGATGGTGCGCGCGCGCGACGCGGGTGCGGCGATCGTGCTGGGATCGGCAACGCCCGCGCTCGAGACGTGGCGGCATGCCACCGAGGGACGCTATCGCCTCGTCCGGATGCGCCAGCGCGTGAACGATCGTCCGCTGGCCGACGTGCGTATCGTCGACATGCGCGACGCCCTGGTCGAGGACGGTCCCGAGGTCGTCCTGAGCCAGCCGCTGCGAGCGGCGTTGCAGGAGTGCCTCACCAGGCGTGAGCAGGCGATGGTACTGCTCAATCGTCGCGGCTATGCGCCGTCACTCTTGTGCCGCGCGTGCGGCAACACCGCGGAGTGCCCCAATTGCGCCGTCACGCTGACGGTACACAAGCGTGCGTCGCAGGTGCGCTGTCACTACTGCGGCTACGCCGCGCCACTCCCGGCGACGTGCGCGTCGTGTCAGGGGGCGTTCCTCGAGTACACGGGCGTGGGTACCGAGCGCGTCGAGCAGGAGGTCCGTGCCGTGTGCCCCGATGCGCGCATCGCGCGCGTGGACCGCGACACGATGCAGCGGCGTGGCGCCATCGGACGTGTGCTGGCGCAGTTCGCGAAGCGGGAGATCGACGTCCTGGTGGGCACGCAGATGATCGCGAAGGGACACGACTTCCCGCAGGTGACGCTCGTTGGCGTGGTCTCGGCAGACGTCGGTCTTGGCGTGGCCGACTTCCGGGCTGCGGAGCGCACGTTCCAGTTGCTCACGCAGGTGGCGGGGCGCGCGGGTCGTGGTGATGCGCGTGGAGAAGCCATCGTCCAGACGTTCCACCCGAATCACTATGCGATTGGCATGGCCGCGCATCAGGCCTACGACGCCTTCGTCGAACGCGAACTCGAGTTCCGCGAACGGATGCGGTATCCCCCGTGGTTGTCGATGATCAACATCGTCGTGCGCCACGCCTCGCTGGCCACCGCGTTGCGAGAGGCAGGTCAACTGGTCGATGCGTTGCGGACGTTCGGTGCGGAGCGCTTCGGCGTGCTCGGTCCCGCACCGGCCCCGCTGGGCCGACTGCGTGGCGAGTCGCGCGTGCAGGTGTTCCTCAAGGGCCGCGACCGCGCGGCGATGCGCCACGCCACGCGCCAGGCGCTCGCCTCGCTCCCCGCGCTGCACAAACGCGTCACCGTCGACGTCGATCCCCTGACGATGCTGTGA